TTACCGGAATTCCGATAAAGCCGATTGCGAGCGGGCGGAAGGCCGTCCGGCGTGCAGCCGATTTCCAGCCCGTCGCGCTCACAGGGGTGATTGATGACGTACTCCCGGTCGAGATAGTTGACAACAAACACGTCCGGCAGTCCGTCACCCGACAGGTCGACGATGGCGGCACTGGCGGACCAGTCGTTTCCGTCGATGCCTGCCGTCGCTGACCAGTTGGAAAACGTCCCGTCGCCGTTGTTATGAAACAGGCTGTTGGGACCGAGATTCGTGACGTACACATCCGGCATGCCATCGCTGTCAAAGTCACCGATCGACACGCCGTGGCTCATGAATTCTTCGGACAGTCCCGCCACTGCGGTGACGTCATCGAATGTTCCTCGCCCGGTGCTGCGGTACAAGCGGTCCAGCGGCCGGCTTTCCGGCTCGGCGGCTCGCCAGAACGTTCCCTGAGCGACATACAGGTCCGGCCAGCCATCGCCCTCGAAATCAATTACTCCTTCACCGCCGCCAAGAGTTTCGATGACGTGTCGCATACGGTCGCGTTTGGTCGTGCCGTCAACATACGTGAAGTCGATTCCGGCAGACGCCGCGTCGTCGGAGAACCGCCATTGGCTCAGCCGGTCGTGAGATCCGGACGGCGGCGTGCCTTCAGGAAGGTCGGACGCTGGCGGCCAGTCGGGCAGCGCGAAGTTCGCGGCATTCAGTCGCAGCGCCGGCTGAGCGTCGCGGGCGATCAGTCCTTCGGACACGTCTAGCAGCGGAATCTCCGTCTCCAGAACTCGGCGCGTCCAGACGTCGGTGCCTGGAATCCGTTTCGCAATGTGAGCCCAGCCGGCCGCTTCCCAGTGCCGACCCAGTTGCTGAAGCAGTTCCGTCACGGCCCGGAAGTTCGCGGAATCCGGCGTTTCCTGAAGCAGATTCAGTTGCTGATCAAGTCGAAACAGAACCGGGACCAGCGCCGAAAACTCCGCCGCGCGATCCGTCTGTCCAAGTTGCAACAGGCACCCGCTGATCTGATGGTTGGCGCCGGCATAGTGGGGCGACCGAATCAAAGTCTCCAGAAAGCAGCGAACCGCCTCCGGCAATCTGCCCTCCCGCCGCGCCTGCAGTCCGCGAACCATCCAGATTTCCGGATGCTGTTCGTGCTCCGGCGTTACGGAATTGTTCCAGCGCAGAAACTGATCGCGATCTCCCGCATCCACGATCAGTCGACCCAGCCGCGCCCGTGGCTCCGCCAGCCGGGGATACCGCCGAACCAGTTCTTCGAGCACGGCGCGTGCACCTTCATCACGGCTTTCAATCAGATCGAAGCGGAGCCGTCCCAGTTCAATCAGCGCATCTGCGGGCGGATCTGCATTCCGCAGATCCTGTAACGCCGGATCAAGCCGGAAGTAGCGTTCCGGCGACGAGACCATGAACAGCTCATTCCCGCTGAAGTCTCCACGGAACAGCAGTTGCGCCAGAAACGGGACGGATTCCTGAACACGTCCTTCGGCCTGCAGCAGGAACGCGAGACGTCGATGGGCTTCCAGGTTTGATGGATCCCGCTGCAGGACGTCGCGAAAATGCCGCTCCGCCTCGTCGACCCGGCCGCGCGCCAGCAGATTGGTTCCTTGTCGCAGTTTCGCTGAAACCGCATGACGGCTGGCTGGCGGAACCCTGCTTAACATCGCATCGGACAAATCGAAGTCTGCGATCTCCGCAGCAGCATGCCCGGCCAGCAGCAGCGCTGCCGACGAATTCGGCGACTGCTGCAAGGCTCGATTTGCGGACGCCAGCGCGGCGTCGTAACG
Above is a genomic segment from Planctomycetaceae bacterium containing:
- a CDS encoding FG-GAP-like repeat-containing protein, which produces MRTVLVAAAVIGVWLVLCPALNPEDLSAAVSSAARNLSAHRYDAALASANRALQQSPNSSAALLLAGHAAAEIADFDLSDAMLSRVPPASRHAVSAKLRQGTNLLARGRVDEAERHFRDVLQRDPSNLEAHRRLAFLLQAEGRVQESVPFLAQLLFRGDFSGNELFMVSSPERYFRLDPALQDLRNADPPADALIELGRLRFDLIESRDEGARAVLEELVRRYPRLAEPRARLGRLIVDAGDRDQFLRWNNSVTPEHEQHPEIWMVRGLQARREGRLPEAVRCFLETLIRSPHYAGANHQISGCLLQLGQTDRAAEFSALVPVLFRLDQQLNLLQETPDSANFRAVTELLQQLGRHWEAAGWAHIAKRIPGTDVWTRRVLETEIPLLDVSEGLIARDAQPALRLNAANFALPDWPPASDLPEGTPPSGSHDRLSQWRFSDDAASAGIDFTYVDGTTKRDRMRHVIETLGGGEGVIDFEGDGWPDLYVAQGTFWRAAEPESRPLDRLYRSTGRGTFDDVTAVAGLSEEFMSHGVSIGDFDSDGMPDVYVTNLGPNSLFHNNGDGTFSNWSATAGIDGNDWSASAAIVDLSGDGLPDVFVVNYLDREYVINHPCERDGLEIGCTPDGLPPARNRLYRNSGNGTFEDISESSGVSSATGNGLGLIVADFHSEQRLSVFVGNDSTPNFLFRNTNALDPAEFSLEQQGVVAGVAFNGNGSAIASMGIAAGDANGDGRLDLFVTTYMNDPDTLFLQHESGVFLDETRRARLHLPTANVLGFGSQFIDVDNDGWEDLVATNGHVIPPPPDGADDERDLMPSQVLANLGDGTFAEVSAETLGPFFHFRGLGRGLAELDWNRDGRQDFCVSYIHSPLTLLSNQTPAQNHRLVIRLIGTQSNRDAFGTVATVRAGNRTLMRQLAASGGYLVSNERRLWFGLGRSPVADELVVTWQSGRVQRFENLAADQEIVLVEGRDRPLTARSFATP